A genomic window from Triticum urartu cultivar G1812 chromosome 7, Tu2.1, whole genome shotgun sequence includes:
- the LOC125523095 gene encoding cysteine-rich receptor-like protein kinase 6 — MATGSNSSSQESKQPGPELPKQLPFDFLKKITNDFGEDRKISGSPFGTLYKGIVPDDGRVIAVKKLQENAPMPADKQFNREVQNVMSLKHENIVELVGFCCETQKKLVQFDKRYIQADITESLICYEYLPNGSLQENLFEPKGSTKPEIGWDVRFKIIKGICQGLRFLHKLDIPIVHMDLKPENILLDANMVPKIADFALSRVFGQEQTRLCTQTVVGSYGYMAPEYLYRGEISAQSDIYSLGLVIIEITTGEQNPREKDQPSARSFVDKVRKEWTLENITSKYSSLDHESLQQVKTCIDIGSNCVEIDRTKRPRIEEIVDSLNGLRSSQKVTEVSRPPTTGKKLMGSIFGLKK; from the exons ATGGCGACCGGAAGTAATAGTAGTAGCCAAGAGAGCAAGCAGCCAGGCCCCGAGCTGCCGAAGCAGCTGCCGTTCGATTTTCTCAAGAAAATCACCAACGATTTCGGCGAAGACAGAAAGATAAGCGGAAGCCCCTTTGGAACACTCTACAAG GGGATTGTGCCAGATGACGGCAGAGTGATTGCCGTGAAGAAACTTCAGGAGAACGCGCCAATGCCAGCAGATAAGCAGTTCAACAGAGAGGTCCAGAATGTGATGTCCCTCAAGCATGAGAACATAGTGGAGCTTGTCGGGTTCTGCTGCGAAACGCAGAAGAAACTGGTGCAGTTTGATAAGAGATACATCCAGGCGGACATCACCGAAAGCTTAATCTGCTATGAGTATTTACCTAATGGGAGCCTTCAGGAGAATCTTTTTG AGCCCAAAGGGTCCACTAAACCAGAAATTGGTTGGGACGTACGCTTCAAAATAATCAAGGGGATTTGCCAAGGCTTACGTTTTCTACACAAGTTGGATATTCCCATTGTCCATATGGATTTGAAGCCTGAGAATATACTGTTGGATGCAAATATGGTGCCAAAGATAGCGGATTTTGCACTCTCAAGGGTCTTTGGCCAAGAACAAACCAGACTCTGTACGCAAACAGTTGTCGGATCATA TGGGTACATGGCCCCAGAATATCTTTACAGAGGTGAAATATCAGCCCAGTCAGACATATACAGTTTAGGCCTAGTGATAATTGAGATCACCACTGGAGAGCAGAATCCTCGCGAAAAAGACCAACCATCTGCAAGAAGTTTTGTTGATAAA GTGCGTAAAGAATGGACGCTGGAGAACATAACATCCAAATATTCATCACTGGATCATGAAAGCCTCCAACAAGTTAAAACATGCATTGATATCGGGTCAAACTGTGTTGAGATTGATAGGACAAAAAGACCTCGCATAGAAGAAATTGTTGACTCGCTCAATGGACTACGTTCAAGCCAAAAGGTTACCGAG GTCTCCCGTCCGCCTACAACTGGCAAGAAGCTAATGGGCTCCATTTTTGGTCTGAAGAAATGA
- the LOC125525237 gene encoding polyamine oxidase 1-like has product MLEMKPCRAIALVLVVAAQCAALATAAGPRVIIVGAGMSGISAGKRLSEAGITDLLILEATDRIGGRIHKTKFAGVNVEMGANWVEGVNGDEMNPIWTMANGTGGLNLRTFRSDFDHLASNTYKQEGGLYDEKIVEKIIERMDEVEESGSKLSGTLHHSGQQDMSVMAMQRLNDHMPSGPARPVDMVVDYYQHDFEFAEPPRVTSLQNTQPLPTFSNFGDDVYFVADQRGYESVVYHVAGQYLKTDRKSGAIVDPRLKLNTVVREISYFPSGVMVRTEDNKVYRADYVVVSASLGVLQTDLIRFKPQLPSWKIVSIYQFDMAVYTKIFLRFPKRFWPEGSGKEFFLYASGRRGYFPVWQQFEQQYPGSNVLLVTVTDDESRRIEQQSDNQTMAEAVAVLRKMFPGEDVPDATEILVPRWWSNRFFKGSFSNWPIGVNRYEYDLIRAPVGRVYFTGEHTSEKYNGYVHGAYLAGIDSADILINCAKKKMCKYDVKGKHD; this is encoded by the exons ATGCTAGAGATGAAGCCCTGCAGAGCCATAGCTCTGGTGCTCGTTGTAGCAGCACAATGCGCCGCCCTGGCCACCGCCGCCGGTCCGAGAGTCATCATCGTCGGCGCCGGCATGTCCG GGATCTCGGCTGGGAAGAGGCTGTCCGAGGCCGGGATCACCGACTTGCTGATCCTGGAGGCGACGGACCGCATCGGCGGGCGCATTCACAAGACCAAGTTCGCCGGGGTGAACGTTGAGATGGGGGCCAACTGGGTGGAAGGGGTGAATGGAGATGAGATGAACCCCATCTGGACCATGGCCAATGGCACCGGAGGCCTCAACCTCAGGACCTTCCGCTCCGACTTTGACCACCTCGCCAGCAACACCTACAAGCAAGA AGGTGGTCTCTATGACGAGAAAATTGTTGAGAAGATAATCGAGAGGATGGATGAAGTGGAGGAGAGCGGGAGCAAGCTCTCCGGCACCTTGCACCACAGCGGCCAACAGGACATGTCTGTCATGGCCATGCAACGCCTCAACGACCA TATGCCTTCGGGCCCCGCGAGGCCGGTGGACATGGTGGTCGACTACTACCAGCACGACTTCGAGTTCGCCGAGCCGCCGCGCGTGACGAGCCTGCAGAACACGCAGCCGCTGCCGACGTTCAGCAACTTCGGCGACGACGTCTATTTCGTGGCGGACCAGCGTGGCTACGAGTCCGTGGTGTACCATGTCGCCGGGCAGTACCTCAAGACCGACCGCAAGTCCGGCGCCATCGTCGACCCGAGGCTCAAGCTCAACACGGTGGTGCGGGAGATCAGCTACTTCCCCAGCGGCGTCATGGTCCGGACCGAGGACAACAAGGTGTACCGGGCCGACTACGTCGTCGTCTCCGCCAGCCTCGGCGTCCTCCAGACCGACCTCATACGGTTCAAGCCGCAGCTGCCGTCGTGGAAGATCGTGTCCATCTACCAGTTCGACATGGCCGTGTACACCAAGATCTTCCTCAGGTTCCCCAAGAGGTTCTGGCCTGAGGGCTCCGGCAAGGAGTTCTTCCTCTACGCCAGCGGCCGGAGAGGGTACTTCCCCGTGTGGCAACAGTTCGAGCAGCAGTACCCCGGGTCCAACGTGCTGCTGGTCACGGTCACCGACGACGAGTCGAGGAGGATCGAACAGCAGTCCGACAACCAGACCATGGCCGAGGCGGTGGCGGTGCTGAGGAAGATGTTCCCCGGGGAGGACGTGCCGGACGCCACCGAGATCCTCGTGCCAAGGTGGTGGTCCAACCGGTTCTTCAAGGGCTCATTCTCCAACTGGCCCATCGGCGTCAACCGCTACGAATATGACCTCATCCGG GCTCCTGTTGGGAGGGTTTACTTCACGGGCGAGCACACGAGCGAAAAGTACAACGGATATGTCCATGGAGCGTATCTTGCAG GTATCGACTCTGCTGACATCCTCATCAACTGTGCCAAGAAGAAGATGTGCAAATACGATGTCAAGGGGAAGCATGACTAA